One stretch of Sphingomonas rosea DNA includes these proteins:
- a CDS encoding acyltransferase family protein — MKLLVPSTAKYRADIDGLRSVAVLAVLVFHAFPERLPGGFVGVDVFFVISGYLITAILLRSEASGLALLGEFYRRRIRRIFPALLVVLLACIAAGFLTLLAADFARLGKHVAGGAGFVANLVFWSEASYFDTQAITKPLLHLWSLGVEEQFYFLWPLVIIAARRTRHGIGAALAVIFLLSLGYCVAIAPTDPTAAFYSPLTRFWELLAGAGLVHLERQGFRLNAVAAHAASMAGLVLIAAALLLIDERTLFPGWWALLPVGGATLVIAAGPLAVGNRYLLSLQPAVWIGLISYPLYLWHWPLLSFGYLANYQEVLPGPVRAGLLLLSVFLAWATWRFVERPPALRRHYTPLKLLAAMGLVFAAGLAVFHAGGLPSRSAARDPRRLFVARYQDMHLHGIARAYRSECDFAEWGTLKARSAIAPSCWKREPGPYVLLWGDSHAQSLSLGLSGLLGEVPLHQVATSGCRPDLEIGSQPSSNPALAQSCAASNRFAARLIAAEKPDLLIIAQADDHLARDWPALARRLKALGVKRILLVGPLPQWKPSLPLVIAAHHWPYRGERIADGLDGHILDADRALRAQRRRWTALEYVSVIDRLCNASGCIAHVPGRPTEDILTLDYGHLTPMGSRYVAETALRPALRGTTN; from the coding sequence TTGAAATTGCTGGTTCCGAGCACGGCGAAATACCGCGCCGACATCGATGGCTTGCGCAGCGTCGCCGTTCTCGCCGTCCTCGTCTTCCACGCCTTCCCGGAACGGCTGCCCGGCGGCTTCGTCGGCGTCGACGTCTTCTTCGTCATCTCGGGCTATCTCATCACCGCGATCCTGCTTCGGTCGGAAGCGAGCGGCCTTGCGCTGCTGGGCGAATTCTACCGGCGACGGATCCGACGGATCTTCCCCGCCCTCCTCGTCGTGCTTCTGGCCTGCATCGCGGCCGGTTTCCTCACCTTGCTCGCGGCCGATTTCGCGCGCCTCGGCAAGCATGTCGCGGGCGGCGCGGGCTTCGTCGCCAACCTCGTCTTCTGGTCGGAGGCGAGCTATTTCGACACGCAGGCGATCACCAAGCCGCTTCTCCACCTCTGGTCGCTCGGGGTCGAGGAGCAATTCTACTTCCTCTGGCCGCTGGTCATCATCGCCGCGCGCCGCACGCGCCACGGGATCGGCGCCGCGCTTGCCGTCATCTTCCTCCTCTCGCTCGGCTATTGCGTGGCGATCGCGCCGACCGATCCGACCGCGGCCTTCTATTCGCCGCTGACCCGCTTCTGGGAATTGCTCGCCGGCGCGGGGCTGGTCCATCTCGAGCGGCAGGGCTTTCGCCTCAACGCCGTCGCCGCCCACGCCGCGTCGATGGCGGGGCTCGTCCTCATCGCGGCCGCGCTGCTCCTGATCGACGAGCGGACCCTGTTCCCCGGCTGGTGGGCGCTGCTCCCGGTCGGCGGCGCGACGCTGGTGATCGCCGCCGGTCCTTTAGCGGTCGGCAACCGCTATCTCCTGTCGCTGCAGCCGGCCGTGTGGATCGGATTGATCAGCTACCCGCTCTACCTGTGGCACTGGCCGCTGCTGTCCTTCGGCTATCTCGCCAATTATCAGGAGGTGCTCCCCGGGCCCGTGCGGGCGGGTCTCTTGTTGCTGAGCGTCTTTCTCGCCTGGGCGACCTGGCGCTTCGTCGAGCGGCCGCCGGCGCTCCGCCGCCACTACACGCCCTTGAAGCTCCTCGCCGCGATGGGGCTCGTCTTCGCCGCCGGGCTCGCGGTGTTTCACGCCGGCGGCCTCCCCTCCCGCTCCGCCGCCCGGGACCCGCGCCGGCTGTTCGTCGCCCGCTACCAGGACATGCACCTCCACGGGATCGCGCGCGCCTATCGCTCGGAATGCGACTTCGCCGAATGGGGAACGCTCAAGGCGAGGAGCGCGATCGCCCCTTCCTGCTGGAAGCGTGAGCCCGGTCCTTATGTTCTTCTGTGGGGCGATTCCCACGCGCAGTCGCTGTCGCTCGGTCTCTCCGGATTGCTGGGCGAGGTCCCGCTTCACCAAGTCGCGACGAGCGGTTGCCGGCCCGATCTAGAGATCGGCAGTCAGCCTTCTTCCAACCCGGCGCTGGCGCAGTCGTGCGCCGCGAGCAACCGCTTCGCCGCGCGCCTGATCGCGGCCGAAAAACCCGACCTCCTGATCATCGCGCAGGCGGACGATCACCTCGCGCGGGATTGGCCGGCGCTGGCGCGCCGCCTGAAGGCGCTGGGCGTGAAGCGGATCCTGCTGGTCGGCCCGCTACCGCAGTGGAAGCCCTCGCTTCCCCTCGTCATCGCCGCGCATCATTGGCCGTACCGGGGCGAGCGGATCGCCGACGGGCTCGACGGGCACATCCTCGACGCCGACCGCGCGCTCCGGGCGCAACGCCGCCGCTGGACCGCGCTCGAATATGTGTCGGTGATCGATCGCCTCTGCAACGCCAGCGGCTGCATCGCCCATGTGCCCGGACGCCCGACCGAGGACATCCTGACCCTCGACTACGGCCACCTGACACCGATGGGATCGCGCTACGTCGCCGAGACCGCGCTCCGGCCGGCGCTGCGGGGCACCACGAACTGA
- a CDS encoding carbohydrate porin, translated as MRLPCLLLAAALAVPAAATETMPPAPPPKAKSEKALTLGASYTIDLAVAGRGSNRLHRLDRLDLTGALASERFGWSGGRLFVRLLGNSGTRPNEDAGTLQGVDNIEVDKDGLRLFEAWVEQDLGRGSVRLGAYDVNSEFYFTDSSALLLGPSFGIGGELSGTGPRGPAIFPYSALALRGEAKVGRSGLVRAAVVNADAGTLTDRGGLGLGFREGVLGIAEAGSEGPGGKLMVGGWAWSHRHDRLGKEGQARSLGAYVLAERPFGERLTGFARLGISDGRTSSFRGGWQAGFTVAPAPLGGKDSALALGLHQAFLSRGERSAVADDGLRRAHSEHGAELTYRERFFDFVAVQPSVQLIRHPGGLAEARPALVGTLRLGWEY; from the coding sequence ATGCGCTTGCCCTGCCTGCTCCTCGCCGCCGCGCTGGCGGTGCCCGCGGCCGCGACCGAGACGATGCCGCCGGCACCGCCGCCCAAGGCCAAGAGCGAAAAGGCGCTGACGCTCGGCGCGAGCTATACGATCGACCTCGCGGTCGCCGGCCGCGGGTCCAACCGCCTTCACCGGCTCGACCGGCTCGACCTCACCGGCGCGCTCGCGTCCGAGCGGTTCGGGTGGAGCGGCGGACGGCTGTTCGTGCGGCTGCTCGGCAACAGCGGAACGCGTCCAAACGAGGATGCCGGCACCCTCCAGGGCGTCGACAATATCGAGGTCGACAAGGACGGGCTGCGCCTGTTCGAAGCGTGGGTCGAGCAGGACCTGGGGCGCGGCTCGGTCCGGCTGGGGGCCTATGACGTCAACAGCGAATTCTATTTCACCGACAGCAGCGCGCTGTTGCTCGGTCCCTCGTTCGGGATCGGCGGCGAATTGTCGGGCACGGGCCCGCGCGGTCCCGCCATCTTTCCTTATTCGGCGCTCGCGCTGCGGGGGGAAGCGAAGGTCGGGCGCTCGGGGCTCGTCCGTGCGGCGGTGGTCAACGCCGACGCGGGAACGCTGACCGATCGCGGCGGGCTTGGCCTCGGCTTTCGCGAAGGCGTTCTCGGAATCGCCGAGGCGGGGAGCGAGGGGCCGGGCGGCAAGCTCATGGTCGGGGGCTGGGCCTGGTCGCACCGTCACGACCGCCTCGGAAAAGAAGGCCAGGCGCGAAGCCTCGGCGCCTATGTCCTCGCCGAGCGGCCCTTCGGCGAGCGGCTGACCGGCTTCGCCCGGCTCGGCATCTCGGACGGGCGGACCTCCTCATTCCGTGGCGGCTGGCAAGCGGGATTTACCGTGGCCCCGGCTCCGCTCGGCGGGAAGGACAGCGCGCTCGCGCTCGGGCTTCACCAGGCCTTTCTGTCGCGGGGCGAGCGCTCGGCCGTCGCCGACGATGGCCTGCGGCGCGCCCACAGCGAGCATGGGGCGGAACTCACCTACCGCGAGCGCTTTTTCGATTTCGTCGCGGTGCAGCCGAGCGTGCAGCTCATCCGCCACCCCGGCGGTCTTGCCGAGGCCCGGCCGGCCCTCGTCGGCACCCTTCGGCTCGGCTGGGAATATTGA
- a CDS encoding methyl-accepting chemotaxis protein has product MNAATSLVELTRKVQMLMFALLLMCGGLGAASAFLLRQAIHQQEDAALLLRSHMTADMMHDAVRGDVLEIIAARDPALKLDAAKARDSLKERLATLRASIEKSRTYRHSREVTAALDAVAAPLADYQRAALAISDRSATDPAAAGAALPQFFTRFEQLEGGMEKVTEAIEAHTAAQSRWASGLGLAAVLCVLAAMACALLVAARVAAAMRTRLIQPLTGLADTILRMAEGERGTAVAGTDRSDELGALARGMEAFRAQLAAAEEAKAAQSALIVASIGEGLSALARGDLGRTVDNVLDPPFAALRTDFNQALHSLAEIVGEVRDSATVLRLGAREISGASGEIARRIESNAAALEETSAALSEIDGEVKRTAAAAIETESVAKGGLAIVSKGRETADGAVAAMGRVSDSAQGIDAVIEGLDKIAFQTRVLAMNAAVEAGRAGEAGRGFAVVADLVSALAMRAEEEAKLARDQLTTTRAEIGEAVEAVRSVDQALDAIAGNVETVNGRISGIAEANDRQAGLISQIRDAIESMNQTTQHNAAMVEESAAAAAKLTSEAERLAQSSGRFVLPGAVPEGRLAA; this is encoded by the coding sequence TTGAACGCTGCAACGTCGCTGGTGGAACTCACCCGCAAGGTCCAGATGCTGATGTTCGCGCTGCTGTTGATGTGCGGCGGGCTCGGCGCCGCTTCGGCCTTCCTGCTCCGGCAGGCGATCCACCAGCAGGAGGATGCCGCCTTGCTGCTGCGCAGCCACATGACCGCCGACATGATGCACGACGCCGTTCGCGGCGACGTTCTCGAGATCATCGCCGCGCGTGACCCTGCGCTGAAGCTCGACGCGGCCAAGGCGCGCGACAGCCTGAAGGAGCGGCTCGCGACCCTGCGCGCCTCGATCGAGAAGAGCCGGACCTACCGGCACAGCCGCGAAGTCACCGCGGCGCTCGACGCAGTGGCCGCGCCGCTCGCCGACTACCAGCGCGCCGCGCTGGCGATCTCGGACCGTTCGGCCACCGACCCCGCCGCCGCCGGGGCTGCGCTGCCGCAATTTTTCACCCGATTCGAGCAGCTTGAGGGCGGGATGGAGAAAGTGACCGAGGCGATCGAAGCGCATACGGCGGCGCAGAGTCGCTGGGCCTCGGGGCTCGGCCTGGCCGCGGTCCTGTGCGTGCTCGCCGCCATGGCCTGCGCCTTGCTGGTCGCGGCCCGGGTCGCGGCCGCGATGCGGACCCGCCTCATCCAGCCACTCACCGGGCTTGCCGACACGATCCTGCGCATGGCCGAAGGAGAGCGCGGCACCGCGGTCGCCGGCACCGACCGAAGCGACGAGCTCGGCGCGCTCGCCCGCGGAATGGAAGCGTTCCGCGCCCAGCTCGCCGCCGCCGAGGAAGCCAAGGCCGCACAGTCGGCACTGATCGTCGCCAGCATCGGCGAAGGCCTGTCAGCGCTCGCCCGAGGCGACCTAGGCCGGACGGTCGACAATGTCCTCGACCCGCCCTTCGCGGCGCTGCGCACCGACTTCAACCAAGCCCTTCACAGCCTCGCGGAGATCGTCGGCGAGGTCCGCGACAGCGCCACCGTGCTGCGGCTCGGCGCGCGCGAGATCTCGGGCGCGAGCGGCGAGATCGCGCGGCGGATCGAGAGCAATGCTGCGGCGCTCGAGGAGACCTCGGCCGCCTTGAGCGAAATCGACGGCGAAGTGAAACGCACCGCCGCTGCCGCGATCGAGACCGAGAGCGTCGCCAAGGGCGGGCTCGCGATCGTCAGCAAGGGCCGCGAGACCGCCGACGGTGCGGTCGCCGCCATGGGCCGGGTCAGCGACAGCGCGCAGGGCATCGACGCGGTGATCGAGGGCCTCGACAAGATCGCCTTCCAGACCCGCGTGCTGGCCATGAACGCCGCGGTCGAGGCCGGCCGGGCGGGCGAGGCGGGCCGCGGCTTCGCGGTCGTCGCCGACCTCGTCAGCGCGCTCGCCATGCGGGCCGAGGAAGAAGCCAAGCTCGCCCGCGACCAGCTCACCACCACCCGCGCCGAGATCGGCGAAGCGGTGGAAGCGGTCCGCTCGGTCGACCAGGCGCTCGACGCGATCGCCGGCAATGTCGAGACGGTGAACGGCCGGATCAGCGGCATCGCCGAGGCCAACGACCGGCAGGCCGGCCTAATCAGCCAGATCCGCGACGCGATCGAGAGCATGAACCAGACGACCCAGCACAATGCCGCGATGGTCGAGGAAAGCGCCGCGGCCGCCGCCAAGCTGACCAGCGAGGCCGAGCGGCTGGCGCAGTCTTCGGGCCGCTTCGTCCTCCCGGGCGCGGTGCCCGAAGGCCGCCTCGCCGCCTAG
- a CDS encoding class II aldolase/adducin family protein has product MGKLRALSEVEIPSLEGKVSDEEWKLRVDLAAAYRLVAHHGWDDLIFTHMSVRVPGPEHHFLLNPYNLMFEEVTASSLVKVDLQGNPVEPSPFITNPAGFTIHSAVHMAREDAHAVIHLHTPHGQAVAAHEEGLLPLTQTAMLIRGDLAFHDYEGVATDHEERERIVADLGTKNAMLLRNHGTLSVGETVGEAFIRIYFLERACEAQIYALSAGDRINNPPQGTPEIAAQQGAQGLKLAAQFLAWPALLRKAYRLDPAFAS; this is encoded by the coding sequence ATGGGCAAGCTTCGCGCCCTGTCGGAAGTCGAGATCCCGAGCCTCGAGGGGAAGGTCAGCGACGAGGAATGGAAGCTGCGCGTCGACCTCGCCGCCGCCTATCGCCTGGTCGCGCATCACGGCTGGGACGACCTCATCTTCACCCACATGAGCGTGCGGGTGCCGGGGCCCGAGCATCACTTCCTCCTCAACCCCTACAACCTCATGTTCGAGGAAGTGACCGCAAGCTCGCTGGTGAAGGTCGACCTCCAGGGCAATCCGGTCGAGCCCTCGCCCTTCATCACCAATCCCGCGGGCTTCACCATCCATTCGGCGGTGCACATGGCCCGCGAGGACGCGCATGCGGTGATCCATCTCCACACGCCCCACGGCCAGGCGGTCGCAGCGCACGAGGAGGGGCTGCTCCCGCTGACCCAGACCGCCATGCTGATCCGCGGCGACCTTGCCTTCCACGACTACGAAGGCGTCGCGACCGATCATGAGGAGCGCGAGCGGATCGTCGCCGACCTCGGCACCAAGAACGCGATGCTGCTGCGCAATCACGGGACGCTCAGCGTCGGCGAGACGGTCGGGGAGGCGTTCATCCGGATCTACTTCCTCGAGCGGGCGTGCGAGGCACAGATCTATGCGCTGTCGGCCGGCGACCGGATCAACAATCCGCCGCAGGGAACGCCCGAGATCGCTGCTCAGCAGGGCGCGCAGGGGCTGAAGCTCGCCGCGCAGTTCCTCGCCTGGCCCGCGCTGCTGCGGAAGGCCTACCGGCTCGATCCGGCCTTCGCCAGCTAG
- the maiA gene encoding maleylacetoacetate isomerase, producing the protein MPRVVLHDYFRSSASYRVRIALNLKGVRYEQHNVSLAKGEQKEAAYRAINPQGFVPMLEWDDKRFTQSLAIFDWLDAQVKEPHFVPHDPEGRAHVLALALTIACDIHPLNNLRVLKYLKGELGQDQEAVDAWYRHWVAEGLAALEELAKPTAGKFLYGDEVGMADICLVPQLYNGRRFDVPMDAYPTLLRAEAAALQLEAFEAAHPDRQEAQA; encoded by the coding sequence ATGCCCAGAGTCGTCCTTCACGATTACTTCCGCTCCTCGGCCAGCTACCGGGTGCGGATCGCGCTCAACCTCAAGGGCGTCCGCTACGAGCAGCACAATGTCAGCCTCGCCAAGGGTGAGCAGAAGGAAGCCGCCTACAGGGCGATCAACCCGCAGGGCTTCGTTCCCATGCTCGAGTGGGACGACAAGCGCTTCACCCAGAGCCTCGCCATCTTCGACTGGCTCGACGCACAGGTGAAGGAGCCGCACTTCGTCCCCCACGATCCCGAGGGCCGCGCGCACGTGCTGGCGCTGGCGCTGACGATCGCCTGCGACATCCACCCGCTCAACAACCTGCGGGTGCTGAAATATTTGAAGGGCGAGCTCGGACAGGACCAGGAGGCGGTCGATGCCTGGTATCGCCACTGGGTCGCCGAGGGGCTGGCCGCGCTCGAGGAACTGGCGAAGCCGACCGCGGGCAAATTCCTCTACGGCGACGAGGTCGGCATGGCCGATATCTGCCTCGTCCCCCAGCTCTACAACGGCCGCCGCTTCGACGTGCCGATGGACGCTTATCCGACCCTGCTCCGCGCCGAGGCCGCGGCGCTCCAGCTCGAGGCCTTCGAGGCCGCGCACCCCGATCGTCAGGAGGCACAGGCATGA
- a CDS encoding acyl-CoA thioesterase — protein MTTPDYTLQLTAEPGHIDELGHVNNAVWVQWIQAVATGHWYAAAPEQYRDAFVWVVIRHEIDYLRPALVGDIVTGRTWVADAPKGARFDRFMEFTGADGKLLVRAKTTWAMLDKATGRPQRITTEIVAPFLSAA, from the coding sequence GTGACGACGCCAGATTATACGCTTCAACTGACCGCCGAGCCCGGGCACATCGACGAGCTCGGCCACGTCAACAATGCGGTCTGGGTGCAGTGGATCCAGGCGGTCGCGACCGGCCACTGGTATGCCGCCGCGCCCGAGCAATATCGCGATGCTTTCGTCTGGGTCGTGATCCGGCACGAGATCGACTATCTCCGGCCCGCACTGGTCGGCGACATCGTGACCGGCCGTACCTGGGTTGCCGACGCGCCCAAGGGCGCCCGCTTCGACCGGTTCATGGAATTCACCGGCGCCGACGGGAAATTGCTGGTCCGCGCCAAGACCACCTGGGCGATGCTCGACAAGGCGACCGGCCGGCCGCAGCGGATCACGACCGAGATCGTGGCGCCGTTTCTCTCGGCGGCGTAG
- a CDS encoding S9 family peptidase, which translates to MTDLPTPPKADQRPHSTTWHGETLSDPWAWLRDPGYPTVDDKDVLDYLKAENAYFEAWKKPHEPLVETLFEELKGRQKQDDASVPVKDGEFVYWWAFEPGAQYRQWYRRPLMKGGVPAGGAPLGSGPVVINELPPRQLILDEVKEAAGKEYYRLGALEVSPDGRLAAVSADVNGSERFRLEIRELATGKTLETVSEVASGTPIWSADGKAILFTETNKEWRSYRARHHRLGDDPKNDRTLYEETQDKGFSVGLSKSQDDSLIFITAGDNRTSEVRFVSAADPLGAQVLISPRQENRLYEADAAHGKLWILTNDKHINFRVVSADPARPGEWQEVVAGSDRTYLRGATSFARHLVLSARVDGLDQILLRDYATGTIEPIPFTEASYTVSLGSNPEFDHPTYRLSYSSMVTPATVYDYHRDGKTLTALKVQEIPSGYDPSQYATERLMVTARDGKKVPVSVVYKKGYRKDGSQPLFLYAYGAYGYAIPPSFSSARLSLLDRGFAYAIAHIRGGDDLGYGWYLDGTAKNRWNTFHDFVDVAKGLNAAGFAKPGRIAIQGGSAGGKLMGVVVNTDPQLWGAVIADVPFVDVVNTMVDDTLPLTPGEWPVWGNPITDPEAFKLLRSYSPYDNVAAKAYPPMLVTAGLNDPRVTYWEPAKWVAKLRATKTDRNLLLLKTNMGAGHGGKSGRWDSLKETAEDYAFVLTQLKVAE; encoded by the coding sequence ATGACCGATCTGCCCACTCCGCCCAAGGCCGACCAGCGCCCCCACAGCACCACCTGGCACGGGGAGACGCTGTCCGACCCCTGGGCGTGGCTGCGCGATCCCGGCTATCCGACCGTCGATGACAAGGACGTGCTCGACTATCTCAAGGCCGAGAACGCCTATTTCGAGGCGTGGAAGAAGCCGCACGAGCCGCTGGTCGAAACGCTGTTCGAGGAATTGAAGGGCCGGCAGAAGCAGGACGATGCCTCGGTTCCGGTCAAGGACGGCGAGTTCGTCTATTGGTGGGCGTTCGAGCCGGGCGCGCAATATCGGCAATGGTATCGCCGGCCGCTGATGAAGGGCGGTGTCCCGGCCGGCGGCGCGCCGCTCGGCAGCGGACCGGTGGTCATCAACGAGCTGCCGCCCCGCCAGCTGATCCTCGACGAGGTCAAGGAAGCGGCGGGCAAGGAATATTATCGCCTCGGCGCGCTCGAGGTCAGCCCCGACGGGCGGCTCGCCGCGGTTTCGGCCGACGTCAACGGCTCCGAGCGCTTCCGCCTCGAAATCCGCGAGCTTGCCACCGGCAAGACGCTCGAGACCGTGTCCGAGGTCGCCAGCGGGACCCCGATCTGGAGCGCCGACGGCAAGGCCATCCTGTTCACCGAAACCAACAAGGAATGGCGCAGCTACCGTGCGCGCCATCATCGCCTCGGCGACGATCCGAAGAACGACCGGACGCTCTACGAGGAAACGCAGGACAAGGGGTTCTCGGTCGGGCTGTCGAAGAGCCAGGACGACAGCCTGATCTTCATCACGGCCGGGGACAACCGGACCAGCGAGGTCCGCTTCGTGTCGGCCGCCGATCCGCTCGGCGCGCAGGTGCTGATCAGCCCGCGGCAGGAGAACAGGCTCTACGAAGCCGATGCCGCGCACGGCAAATTGTGGATCCTCACCAATGACAAGCACATCAATTTCCGGGTCGTCTCGGCCGATCCGGCGCGGCCCGGCGAGTGGCAGGAGGTCGTGGCCGGATCGGACCGGACCTATCTTCGCGGCGCGACGTCCTTCGCCAGGCATCTGGTGCTGTCGGCGCGGGTCGACGGCCTCGACCAGATCCTTCTGCGCGACTACGCCACCGGCACGATCGAGCCCATTCCGTTCACCGAGGCGAGCTACACCGTATCGCTCGGCAGCAACCCCGAATTCGACCACCCGACCTATCGGCTGAGCTATTCCTCGATGGTCACGCCCGCGACGGTCTATGACTATCATCGCGACGGGAAGACGCTGACGGCGCTCAAGGTCCAGGAGATCCCCTCGGGCTACGATCCCTCGCAATATGCGACCGAGCGGCTGATGGTGACCGCGCGCGACGGCAAGAAGGTGCCGGTCAGCGTGGTCTACAAGAAGGGCTACAGGAAGGACGGCAGCCAGCCGCTCTTCCTCTACGCCTATGGCGCCTACGGCTATGCCATTCCGCCGAGCTTCTCCTCGGCGCGGCTGAGCCTCCTCGATCGCGGTTTCGCCTATGCCATCGCGCACATCCGCGGCGGCGACGACCTTGGCTACGGCTGGTATCTGGACGGCACCGCCAAGAACCGCTGGAACACCTTCCACGACTTCGTCGACGTCGCGAAGGGGCTGAATGCCGCGGGCTTCGCCAAGCCGGGGCGGATCGCCATCCAGGGCGGCTCGGCGGGCGGCAAGCTGATGGGCGTCGTCGTCAACACCGATCCCCAGCTATGGGGCGCGGTGATCGCCGACGTGCCCTTCGTCGACGTGGTCAACACCATGGTCGACGACACGCTGCCGCTGACTCCGGGCGAATGGCCGGTGTGGGGCAATCCGATCACCGATCCCGAGGCGTTCAAGCTCCTCCGGAGCTACAGCCCCTACGACAATGTCGCGGCCAAGGCCTATCCGCCGATGCTCGTCACGGCGGGCCTCAACGACCCGCGCGTCACCTATTGGGAACCGGCCAAGTGGGTCGCGAAACTGCGCGCGACCAAAACCGACCGGAACTTGCTCCTTCTCAAGACCAACATGGGCGCGGGCCATGGCGGCAAGTCGGGCCGGTGGGACAGCCTCAAGGAGACGGCCGAGGATTATGCCTTCGTCCTGACCCAGCTGAAGGTCGCCGAGTGA
- a CDS encoding M24B family metallopeptidase, with the protein MSSHADRLAALRAQLAADRLDGFVVPLTDEHMSEYVGSYAQRLAWLTGFEGSAGSAVVLPQEAAIFTDGRYTLQVRQQVDGSHWSYQSVPETSIAGWLKDHAPQGGRIGYDPWLHRADWVKAATKALADRGATLVPVETNPIDRIWHDREQPSKAALVVHPESFAGRSSADKRQAIGDWLTAQNADAAVLAALDSIAWTFNVRGTDVARTPVALAYALVHADGTADLFVAGEKVTAELRQHLGNGVRLHERAAFETALGELGGKTVAVDPERSVAAIFEALDKAGAKVVELRDPTVLPRAIKNETELAGQRAAQTRDGAYISRFLKWVEETGDLDELKAAAKLEEIRRADPALKDLSFDSISAFGANAASPHYHSTEKSNVPFAPGSLYLIDSGGQYQDGTTDITRTVAIGEPTQEMRDRFTRVLQGHIALATAVFPRGTRGGQLDSFARRPLWEAGVDYAHGTGHGVGSFLSVHEGPQRIAPMGSSQSGSDEPLAPGMILSNEPGYYKAAGRSRCRC; encoded by the coding sequence ATGTCCAGCCATGCCGACCGCCTCGCCGCCCTTCGCGCCCAGCTTGCCGCCGACCGCCTCGACGGCTTCGTCGTCCCCCTCACCGACGAACATATGAGCGAATATGTCGGAAGCTACGCCCAGCGCCTCGCCTGGCTGACCGGGTTCGAGGGCTCGGCCGGCTCCGCGGTGGTGCTTCCGCAAGAAGCCGCCATCTTCACCGACGGGCGCTACACGCTCCAGGTCCGCCAGCAGGTCGACGGGAGCCACTGGTCCTACCAGTCGGTCCCCGAGACGAGCATCGCCGGCTGGCTCAAGGACCATGCGCCGCAAGGCGGGCGCATCGGCTACGACCCTTGGCTCCATCGCGCCGACTGGGTGAAGGCGGCGACCAAGGCGCTGGCCGACCGCGGCGCGACCCTCGTCCCCGTCGAGACCAACCCGATCGACCGGATCTGGCACGACCGCGAACAGCCGAGCAAGGCGGCGCTGGTCGTCCACCCCGAAAGCTTCGCGGGCCGTTCGAGCGCCGACAAGCGCCAGGCGATCGGCGACTGGCTCACCGCCCAGAACGCCGACGCCGCGGTCCTCGCCGCGCTCGATTCGATCGCCTGGACCTTCAACGTCCGCGGCACTGACGTCGCCCGCACGCCGGTCGCGCTCGCCTATGCCCTCGTCCACGCCGACGGCACCGCCGACCTGTTCGTCGCCGGCGAAAAGGTGACGGCCGAGCTTCGCCAGCACCTCGGCAACGGCGTTCGCCTCCACGAGCGCGCCGCCTTCGAAACCGCGCTCGGCGAGCTTGGGGGCAAAACCGTCGCGGTCGATCCAGAGCGCTCGGTCGCCGCCATCTTCGAAGCACTCGACAAGGCCGGCGCCAAGGTCGTCGAGCTGCGCGATCCGACGGTGCTTCCGCGCGCGATCAAGAACGAGACCGAGCTCGCCGGCCAGCGCGCCGCGCAGACCCGCGACGGCGCCTACATCAGCCGCTTCCTCAAATGGGTCGAGGAGACGGGCGACCTCGACGAGTTGAAGGCCGCGGCGAAGCTCGAGGAGATCCGCCGCGCGGACCCGGCGCTCAAGGACCTCAGTTTCGACAGCATCTCGGCCTTCGGCGCCAATGCCGCGAGCCCGCATTATCATTCGACCGAGAAGAGCAACGTCCCCTTTGCGCCCGGCTCGCTCTACCTGATCGATTCGGGCGGCCAGTATCAGGATGGGACCACCGACATTACCCGCACCGTCGCGATCGGCGAGCCGACGCAAGAAATGCGCGACCGCTTCACCCGCGTCCTCCAGGGCCATATCGCGCTTGCGACCGCGGTCTTCCCCAGGGGCACGCGCGGCGGCCAGCTCGACAGCTTCGCCCGCCGGCCGCTGTGGGAAGCGGGCGTCGACTATGCCCATGGCACCGGCCACGGCGTCGGCAGCTTCCTCTCGGTCCACGAGGGCCCGCAGCGGATCGCGCCGATGGGCAGCAGCCAGTCGGGCTCCGACGAGCCGCTGGCGCCGGGGATGATCCTCTCGAACGAGCCCGGCTATTACAAGGCGGCTGGCCGATCGAGATGTAGATGTTGA